Proteins co-encoded in one Amaranthus tricolor cultivar Red isolate AtriRed21 chromosome 7, ASM2621246v1, whole genome shotgun sequence genomic window:
- the LOC130818134 gene encoding kinesin-like protein KIN-14I isoform X2 → MAEEGMMPFSVVSIIEDVIRQHGTRLSDVNFASRKAEEASSRRYDAARWLRKIVGVVCSKDLPAEPSEEDFRLGLRSGIVLCTAINKVQPGAIPKVVEAPNDTVIIPDGAALMAYQYFENVRNFLVAVEEMGLPTFEASDLEQGGKTGRIVNCVLALKSFSDWKVAGGSGAWKYSGKTPSSSGKTIVRKNSEPFMNSVSRTSSVSERSLDNEQCSDVGADFSDMSNYRGLNMMIRTLLVDKKLEEIPVIVESMLNKVMEEFERRLTSQSETIKNTPETMSVSGQNTSPAESPKSDTQNDYDDVIDNIKEPNQVEDKREIQLDIPCGALKSHIDKHGDIFERQRSSIEELKQTVFTTKESMKLMQMKYHDEFSILGKHLYSLAHAASGYQRVLQENRKLYNIVQDLKGNIRVYCRVRPFLPGQANGFSTVDHIEDGNITLMNPAKYNKEGKKTFTFNKVFGPTASQAEVYADMQPLVRSCLDGYNVCIFAYGQTGSGKTFTMTGPNNLTEETYGVNYRALNDLFCLTEERKDTFSYEVSVQMMEIYNEQVRDLLAMDGSNKKLEIRNSTQNGINVPDASRLPVSTTDDVISLMNLGHKNRAVSSTAMNDRSSRSHSCMTVHVQGKDLTSGAALRGCMHLVDLAGSERVDKSEVTGDRLKEAQHINKSLAALGDVIASLSTKNAHVPYRNSKLTQLLQDSLGGQAKTLMFVHISPEADAIGETISTLKFAERVSTVELGAARANKETGDVKDLKEQIANLKAALAKKEEEFEYLSNSVTSTPETLSVKSAASSPIHPSYRASRDPLSGRKSPVQDASNNKKNNSTKPRRRSLDPNDLLSNTAHWPPLSANKAEQRNLAAADWMDKILKKNKVDKGRSIENFVEENSLEADKKDFQDDDSQFNMYDLMTPESIDEFEIATSDSSEQDFQVHLPRVASLPNGMGSKIKKPTQVKPSKSPEKRSLIPMPPTRRLSNGSSGAPAIKNGKQGVHMKWKPGSTK, encoded by the exons CCTAAG GTGGTAGAAGCTCCAAATGATACGGTAATCATCCCTGATGGCGCGGCTTTAATGGCCTATCAATACTTCGAAAATGTCAGAAACTTTTTGGTTGCTGTGGAAGAAATGGGACTTCCTACTTTTGAGGCATCCGATTTAGAACAG GGTGGTAAGACAGGAAGGATAGTGAATTGTGTACTAGCCTTGAAATCTTTTAGTGATTGGAAGGTAGCAGGAGGAAGTGGGGCATGGAAATATTCAGGAAAAACACCTAGTTCTTCTGGCAAGACTATTGTTAGGAAGAATTCAGAACCCTTCATGAATTCAGTTTCGAGGACTTCATCTGTAAGCGAGAGGTCGCTGGACAACGAACAGTGTAGTGATGTTGGTGCTGATTTTAGTGACATG AGTAACTACCGCGGCTTAAACATGATGATTCGCACGCTTCTTGTGGATAAGAAGTTAGAAGAAATTCCGGTT ATTGTTGAATCCATGCTTAATAAAGTTATGGAGGAGTTTGAACGCCGCCTTACAAGTCAATCTGAAACG ATCAAAAATACACCCGAAACCATGTCAGTATCTGGCCAAAATACGTCTCCTGCTGAGTCTCCTAAGTCGGATACACAG AATGATTATGACGATGTTATCGACAACATTAAGGAACCAAACCAAGTAGAAGATAAGCGGGAAATTCAGCTCGATATTCCTTGTGGTGCACTGAAAAGTCACATAGACAAGCACGGTGATATCTTTGAAAGGCAGAGGAGTAGCATCGAG GAACTGAAACAAACTGTTTTCACTACAAAAGAAAGCATGAAGTTAATGCAAATGAAGTATCATGATGAATTCAGTATTTTAG GTAAGCATCTCTATAGTCTCGCTCATGCAGCCTCCGGTTACCAAAGAGTTCTTCAGGAAAACCGTAAATTGTACAACATAGTGCAAGACCTAAAGG GGAACATTAGGGTATATTGTCGAGTGCGTCCATTTCTACCCGGGCAAGCTAATGGTTTTAGTACTGTTGATCATATTGAAGATGGAAACATTACACTAATGAACCCTGCAAAATATAACAAGGAAGGGAAGAAAACGTTCACATTCAATAAGGTGTTTGGACCTACTGCATCACAAG CTGAGGTATACGCCGACATGCAACCCCTCGTTCGTTCTTGTCTTGATGGTTACAATGTATGTATCTTCGCGTATGGGCAAACAGGATCAGGAAAAACTTTTACCATG ACAGGACCAAACAATCTCACAGAGGAAACTTATGGTGTGAACTACCGCGCATTGAACGATTTATTCTGTCTTACTGAAGAGAGAAAAGACACTTTTAGTTATGAGGTTTCTGTTCAGATGATGGAGATCTATAATGAGCAAGTCCGAGATCTCCTTGCCATGGATGGCTCGAACAAGAA ATTGGAAATTCGCAATAGTACGCAGAATGGAATCAATGTACCAGACGCTAGTAGGTTGCCCGTTTCAACAACAGATGATGTTATCAGTTTGATGAATCTTGGTCATAAGAATCGTGCAGTGAGCTCTACCGCCATGAATGACCGCAGTAGTCGATCTCACAG TTGCATGACAGTCCATGTGCAAGGTAAAGACCTAACATCGGGAGCTGCTTTACGAGGTTGTATGCATCTCGTCGACCTTGCTGGAAGTGAAAGGGTCGACAAATCGGAGGTCACAGGGGATAGATTGAAGGAAGCACAACATATTAACAAATCTCTTGCTGCACTAGGAGATGTGATTGCTTCTCTTTCAACCAAGAATGCACATGTTCCTTACAGAAATAGTAAACTTACACAATTGCTCCAAGATTCCCTTG GAGGACAAGCTAAAACATTAATGTTTGTTCACATAAGCCCCGAGGCAGACGCCATCGGAGAGACAATCAGTACACTGAAATTTGCTGAGCGTGTATCGACCGTGGAGCTTGGTGCTGCTCGTGCAAACAAAGAGACTGGAGATGTAAAAGACTTAAAAGAACAG ATTGCCAATCTCAAGGCAGCTTTAGccaagaaggaagaagaatttGAGTATCTTTCCAATTCAGTAACCAGCACTCCTGAAACATTGAGTGTGAAATCTGCCGCTTCTTCGCCAATACATCCATCTTATCGCGCTTCAAGAGATCCCTTGAGTGGTCGGAAGAGTCCAGTGCAAGATGCCAGTAACAACAAG AAAAACAACTCAACAAAGCCACGAAGAAGAAGCTTGGATCCGAATGATCTCCTCTCGAACACAGCACATTGGCCTCCGTTGAGTGCCAACAAAGCCGAACAGAGGAATTTGGCAGCGGCAGATTGGATGGACAAGatcttgaagaaaaataaagtagaTAAAGGTAGGTCTATAGAAAATTTTGTGGAAGAAAATAGCTTGGAAGCTGATAAGAAGGATTTCCAAGACGATGATTCCCAATTCAACATGTATGATCTAATGACTCCAGAGAGTATCGATGAGTTCGAGATAGCAACCAGTGACTCGTCTGAGCAGGATTTTCAAGTTCATCTTCCAAGAGTTGCAAGCTTACCAAATGGTATGGGATCAAAGATCAAGAAACCTACACAAGTTAAACCATCGAAAAGCCCCGAAAAGAG GAGTTTGATCCCTATGCCACCAACGCGAAGATTATCGAATGGATCAAGTGGTGCACCCGCGATCAAGAATGGAAAGCAAGGTGTCCATATGAAATGGAAGCCAGGAAGTACAAAGTAA
- the LOC130818134 gene encoding kinesin-like protein KIN-14I isoform X1, with amino-acid sequence MAEEGMMPFSVVSIIEDVIRQHGTRLSDVNFASRKAEEASSRRYDAARWLRKIVGVVCSKDLPAEPSEEDFRLGLRSGIVLCTAINKVQPGAIPKVVEAPNDTVIIPDGAALMAYQYFENVRNFLVAVEEMGLPTFEASDLEQGGKTGRIVNCVLALKSFSDWKVAGGSGAWKYSGKTPSSSGKTIVRKNSEPFMNSVSRTSSVSERSLDNEQCSDVGADFSDMSNYRGLNMMIRTLLVDKKLEEIPVIVESMLNKVMEEFERRLTSQSETIKNTPETMSVSGQNTSPAESPKSDTQNDYDDVIDNIKEPNQVEDKREIQLDIPCGALKSHIDKHGDIFERQRSSIEELKQTVFTTKESMKLMQMKYHDEFSILGKHLYSLAHAASGYQRVLQENRKLYNIVQDLKGNIRVYCRVRPFLPGQANGFSTVDHIEDGNITLMNPAKYNKEGKKTFTFNKVFGPTASQAEVYADMQPLVRSCLDGYNVCIFAYGQTGSGKTFTMTGPNNLTEETYGVNYRALNDLFCLTEERKDTFSYEVSVQMMEIYNEQVRDLLAMDGSNKKLEIRNSTQNGINVPDASRLPVSTTDDVISLMNLGHKNRAVSSTAMNDRSSRSHSCMTVHVQGKDLTSGAALRGCMHLVDLAGSERVDKSEVTGDRLKEAQHINKSLAALGDVIASLSTKNAHVPYRNSKLTQLLQDSLGGQAKTLMFVHISPEADAIGETISTLKFAERVSTVELGAARANKETGDVKDLKEQIANLKAALAKKEEEFEYLSNSVTSTPETLSVKSAASSPIHPSYRASRDPLSGRKSPVQDASNNKKKNNSTKPRRRSLDPNDLLSNTAHWPPLSANKAEQRNLAAADWMDKILKKNKVDKGRSIENFVEENSLEADKKDFQDDDSQFNMYDLMTPESIDEFEIATSDSSEQDFQVHLPRVASLPNGMGSKIKKPTQVKPSKSPEKRSLIPMPPTRRLSNGSSGAPAIKNGKQGVHMKWKPGSTK; translated from the exons CCTAAG GTGGTAGAAGCTCCAAATGATACGGTAATCATCCCTGATGGCGCGGCTTTAATGGCCTATCAATACTTCGAAAATGTCAGAAACTTTTTGGTTGCTGTGGAAGAAATGGGACTTCCTACTTTTGAGGCATCCGATTTAGAACAG GGTGGTAAGACAGGAAGGATAGTGAATTGTGTACTAGCCTTGAAATCTTTTAGTGATTGGAAGGTAGCAGGAGGAAGTGGGGCATGGAAATATTCAGGAAAAACACCTAGTTCTTCTGGCAAGACTATTGTTAGGAAGAATTCAGAACCCTTCATGAATTCAGTTTCGAGGACTTCATCTGTAAGCGAGAGGTCGCTGGACAACGAACAGTGTAGTGATGTTGGTGCTGATTTTAGTGACATG AGTAACTACCGCGGCTTAAACATGATGATTCGCACGCTTCTTGTGGATAAGAAGTTAGAAGAAATTCCGGTT ATTGTTGAATCCATGCTTAATAAAGTTATGGAGGAGTTTGAACGCCGCCTTACAAGTCAATCTGAAACG ATCAAAAATACACCCGAAACCATGTCAGTATCTGGCCAAAATACGTCTCCTGCTGAGTCTCCTAAGTCGGATACACAG AATGATTATGACGATGTTATCGACAACATTAAGGAACCAAACCAAGTAGAAGATAAGCGGGAAATTCAGCTCGATATTCCTTGTGGTGCACTGAAAAGTCACATAGACAAGCACGGTGATATCTTTGAAAGGCAGAGGAGTAGCATCGAG GAACTGAAACAAACTGTTTTCACTACAAAAGAAAGCATGAAGTTAATGCAAATGAAGTATCATGATGAATTCAGTATTTTAG GTAAGCATCTCTATAGTCTCGCTCATGCAGCCTCCGGTTACCAAAGAGTTCTTCAGGAAAACCGTAAATTGTACAACATAGTGCAAGACCTAAAGG GGAACATTAGGGTATATTGTCGAGTGCGTCCATTTCTACCCGGGCAAGCTAATGGTTTTAGTACTGTTGATCATATTGAAGATGGAAACATTACACTAATGAACCCTGCAAAATATAACAAGGAAGGGAAGAAAACGTTCACATTCAATAAGGTGTTTGGACCTACTGCATCACAAG CTGAGGTATACGCCGACATGCAACCCCTCGTTCGTTCTTGTCTTGATGGTTACAATGTATGTATCTTCGCGTATGGGCAAACAGGATCAGGAAAAACTTTTACCATG ACAGGACCAAACAATCTCACAGAGGAAACTTATGGTGTGAACTACCGCGCATTGAACGATTTATTCTGTCTTACTGAAGAGAGAAAAGACACTTTTAGTTATGAGGTTTCTGTTCAGATGATGGAGATCTATAATGAGCAAGTCCGAGATCTCCTTGCCATGGATGGCTCGAACAAGAA ATTGGAAATTCGCAATAGTACGCAGAATGGAATCAATGTACCAGACGCTAGTAGGTTGCCCGTTTCAACAACAGATGATGTTATCAGTTTGATGAATCTTGGTCATAAGAATCGTGCAGTGAGCTCTACCGCCATGAATGACCGCAGTAGTCGATCTCACAG TTGCATGACAGTCCATGTGCAAGGTAAAGACCTAACATCGGGAGCTGCTTTACGAGGTTGTATGCATCTCGTCGACCTTGCTGGAAGTGAAAGGGTCGACAAATCGGAGGTCACAGGGGATAGATTGAAGGAAGCACAACATATTAACAAATCTCTTGCTGCACTAGGAGATGTGATTGCTTCTCTTTCAACCAAGAATGCACATGTTCCTTACAGAAATAGTAAACTTACACAATTGCTCCAAGATTCCCTTG GAGGACAAGCTAAAACATTAATGTTTGTTCACATAAGCCCCGAGGCAGACGCCATCGGAGAGACAATCAGTACACTGAAATTTGCTGAGCGTGTATCGACCGTGGAGCTTGGTGCTGCTCGTGCAAACAAAGAGACTGGAGATGTAAAAGACTTAAAAGAACAG ATTGCCAATCTCAAGGCAGCTTTAGccaagaaggaagaagaatttGAGTATCTTTCCAATTCAGTAACCAGCACTCCTGAAACATTGAGTGTGAAATCTGCCGCTTCTTCGCCAATACATCCATCTTATCGCGCTTCAAGAGATCCCTTGAGTGGTCGGAAGAGTCCAGTGCAAGATGCCAGTAACAACAAG AAGAAAAACAACTCAACAAAGCCACGAAGAAGAAGCTTGGATCCGAATGATCTCCTCTCGAACACAGCACATTGGCCTCCGTTGAGTGCCAACAAAGCCGAACAGAGGAATTTGGCAGCGGCAGATTGGATGGACAAGatcttgaagaaaaataaagtagaTAAAGGTAGGTCTATAGAAAATTTTGTGGAAGAAAATAGCTTGGAAGCTGATAAGAAGGATTTCCAAGACGATGATTCCCAATTCAACATGTATGATCTAATGACTCCAGAGAGTATCGATGAGTTCGAGATAGCAACCAGTGACTCGTCTGAGCAGGATTTTCAAGTTCATCTTCCAAGAGTTGCAAGCTTACCAAATGGTATGGGATCAAAGATCAAGAAACCTACACAAGTTAAACCATCGAAAAGCCCCGAAAAGAG GAGTTTGATCCCTATGCCACCAACGCGAAGATTATCGAATGGATCAAGTGGTGCACCCGCGATCAAGAATGGAAAGCAAGGTGTCCATATGAAATGGAAGCCAGGAAGTACAAAGTAA